One Helianthus annuus cultivar XRQ/B chromosome 7, HanXRQr2.0-SUNRISE, whole genome shotgun sequence genomic region harbors:
- the LOC110868833 gene encoding alcohol dehydrogenase-like 3 isoform X4, which produces MFEIILLFVTKARWKPKRELIVILPMKLHAKLLWHGVLGSLSPYNKFVFNRLRNWRSESKSFSLQFAIQILMLGRAWVVESVGEGVDDIKEGDHILTIFNGECGECTYCKSKTTNLCAKFRVDPLQCVMRNDGKTRFLTQDGKPIYHFLNTSTFSEYTVMDSACVVKINPKAPLNTMTLLSCCLSTGMGSVINTANIHQGSTVAVFGLGAVGLAVILGAKTRGASTIIGIDINDDKRIKGQKLGMTNFINPNELKTSVHEKISEMTEGGVDFSFECAGNLDVLREAFLSTHDGWGLTVVLGIHPTPRMLPLHPMELFDGRTITGSVFGGCKGKTQLPLFVDQFMNMEDLKLEEFITHELPFNKIDQAFELLIHGKSLRCLLHF; this is translated from the exons ATGTTTGAGATCATTTTGCTTTTTGTCACGAAAG CAAGATGGAAGCCAAAGAGGGAGTTAATAGTCATTCTGCCAATGAAATTACATGCAAAG CTGCTGTGGCATGGGGTCCTGGGCAGCCTCTCTCCATACAACAAATTCGTGTTCAACCGCCTCAGAAATTGGAGGTCCGAATCAAAATCCTTTTCACTTCAATTTGCCATACAGATCTTAATGCTTGGCAGGGCGTG GGTTGTTGAGAGTGTAGGGGAAGGTGTGGATGACATAAAGGAAGGAGATCATATTCTTACTATTTTTAATGGTGAGTGTGGTGAATGTACTTATTGCAAGTCGAAAACCACCAATCTATGTGCAAAGTTTCGAGTTGACCCTTTACAATGTGTAATGAGAAATGATGGGAAAACAAGGTTCTTAACTCAAGACGGAAAACCCATCTACCATTTCCTAAACACTTCGACTTTTAGCGAGTACACAGTCATGGACTCGGCTTGTGTCGTGAAGATTAATCCAAAAGCTCCTCTCAACACGATGACCTTACTTAGTTGTTGTCTCTCCACAG gcatgggatcgGTGATCAATACCGCAAACATACATCAAGGATCAACGGTTGCGGTTTTTGGTTTGGGTGCAGTAGGATTAGCG GTCATACTAGGAGCCAAAACAAGAGGAGCATCTACAATTATAGGAATTGACATCAATGATGACAAACGTATCAAAG GCCAAAAATTGGGAATGACGAACTTTATAAACCCAAATGAGCTTAAAACATCCGTACATGAG AAAATAAGTGAAATGACTGAAGGAGGGGTAGACTTCAGCTTTGAGTGTGCTGGAAATCTTGACGTTCTCCGCGAAGCCTTCCTGTCTACACACGAT GGATGGGGGTTAACAGTAGTATTGGGGATTCATCCAACACCAAGAATGTTGCCATTGCATCCAATGGAGTTGTTCGATGGACGGACAATCACAGGCTCCGTGTTTGGGGGCTGCAAAGGGAAAACTCAACTCCCTCTTTTTGTTGATCAGTTTATGAATATG GAGGACTTGAAGCTGGAGGAGTTCATAACACACGAGCTTCCATTCAACAAAATCGACCAGGCTTTCGAATTGCTGATTCATGGAAAATCATTAAGATGCTTGCTTCATTTTTGA
- the LOC110868833 gene encoding alcohol dehydrogenase-like 4 isoform X2, with product MYLLETYAIIMFKHCISYHQLTTVFKRSKMEAKEGVNSHSANEITCKAAVAWGPGQPLSIQQIRVQPPQKLENESQRVYPRILGHEASGVVESVGEGVDDIKEGDHILTIFNGECGECTYCKSKTTNLCAKFRVDPLQCVMRNDGKTRFLTQDGKPIYHFLNTSTFSEYTVMDSACVVKINPKAPLNTMTLLSCCLSTGMGSVINTANIHQGSTVAVFGLGAVGLAVILGAKTRGASTIIGIDINDDKRIKGQKLGMTNFINPNELKTSVHEKISEMTEGGVDFSFECAGNLDVLREAFLSTHDGWGLTVVLGIHPTPRMLPLHPMELFDGRTITGSVFGGCKGKTQLPLFVDQFMNMEDLKLEEFITHELPFNKIDQAFELLIHGKSLRCLLHF from the exons ATGTATCTTCTAGAAACATATGCAATTATCATGTTTAAACACTGCATTTCCTACCACCAACTAACAACAGTATTCAAACGCAGCAAGATGGAAGCCAAAGAGGGAGTTAATAGTCATTCTGCCAATGAAATTACATGCAAAG CTGCTGTGGCATGGGGTCCTGGGCAGCCTCTCTCCATACAACAAATTCGTGTTCAACCGCCTCAGAAATTGGAG AATGAATCTCAACGGGTGTATCCTCGGATTTTAGGACATGAGGCCTCCGG GGTTGTTGAGAGTGTAGGGGAAGGTGTGGATGACATAAAGGAAGGAGATCATATTCTTACTATTTTTAATGGTGAGTGTGGTGAATGTACTTATTGCAAGTCGAAAACCACCAATCTATGTGCAAAGTTTCGAGTTGACCCTTTACAATGTGTAATGAGAAATGATGGGAAAACAAGGTTCTTAACTCAAGACGGAAAACCCATCTACCATTTCCTAAACACTTCGACTTTTAGCGAGTACACAGTCATGGACTCGGCTTGTGTCGTGAAGATTAATCCAAAAGCTCCTCTCAACACGATGACCTTACTTAGTTGTTGTCTCTCCACAG gcatgggatcgGTGATCAATACCGCAAACATACATCAAGGATCAACGGTTGCGGTTTTTGGTTTGGGTGCAGTAGGATTAGCG GTCATACTAGGAGCCAAAACAAGAGGAGCATCTACAATTATAGGAATTGACATCAATGATGACAAACGTATCAAAG GCCAAAAATTGGGAATGACGAACTTTATAAACCCAAATGAGCTTAAAACATCCGTACATGAG AAAATAAGTGAAATGACTGAAGGAGGGGTAGACTTCAGCTTTGAGTGTGCTGGAAATCTTGACGTTCTCCGCGAAGCCTTCCTGTCTACACACGAT GGATGGGGGTTAACAGTAGTATTGGGGATTCATCCAACACCAAGAATGTTGCCATTGCATCCAATGGAGTTGTTCGATGGACGGACAATCACAGGCTCCGTGTTTGGGGGCTGCAAAGGGAAAACTCAACTCCCTCTTTTTGTTGATCAGTTTATGAATATG GAGGACTTGAAGCTGGAGGAGTTCATAACACACGAGCTTCCATTCAACAAAATCGACCAGGCTTTCGAATTGCTGATTCATGGAAAATCATTAAGATGCTTGCTTCATTTTTGA
- the LOC110868833 gene encoding alcohol dehydrogenase-like 4 isoform X1, whose translation MYLLETYAIIMFKHCISYHQLTTVFKRSKMEAKEGVNSHSANEITCKAAVAWGPGQPLSIQQIRVQPPQKLEVRIKILFTSICHTDLNAWQGVNESQRVYPRILGHEASGVVESVGEGVDDIKEGDHILTIFNGECGECTYCKSKTTNLCAKFRVDPLQCVMRNDGKTRFLTQDGKPIYHFLNTSTFSEYTVMDSACVVKINPKAPLNTMTLLSCCLSTGMGSVINTANIHQGSTVAVFGLGAVGLAVILGAKTRGASTIIGIDINDDKRIKGQKLGMTNFINPNELKTSVHEKISEMTEGGVDFSFECAGNLDVLREAFLSTHDGWGLTVVLGIHPTPRMLPLHPMELFDGRTITGSVFGGCKGKTQLPLFVDQFMNMEDLKLEEFITHELPFNKIDQAFELLIHGKSLRCLLHF comes from the exons ATGTATCTTCTAGAAACATATGCAATTATCATGTTTAAACACTGCATTTCCTACCACCAACTAACAACAGTATTCAAACGCAGCAAGATGGAAGCCAAAGAGGGAGTTAATAGTCATTCTGCCAATGAAATTACATGCAAAG CTGCTGTGGCATGGGGTCCTGGGCAGCCTCTCTCCATACAACAAATTCGTGTTCAACCGCCTCAGAAATTGGAGGTCCGAATCAAAATCCTTTTCACTTCAATTTGCCATACAGATCTTAATGCTTGGCAGGGCGTG AATGAATCTCAACGGGTGTATCCTCGGATTTTAGGACATGAGGCCTCCGG GGTTGTTGAGAGTGTAGGGGAAGGTGTGGATGACATAAAGGAAGGAGATCATATTCTTACTATTTTTAATGGTGAGTGTGGTGAATGTACTTATTGCAAGTCGAAAACCACCAATCTATGTGCAAAGTTTCGAGTTGACCCTTTACAATGTGTAATGAGAAATGATGGGAAAACAAGGTTCTTAACTCAAGACGGAAAACCCATCTACCATTTCCTAAACACTTCGACTTTTAGCGAGTACACAGTCATGGACTCGGCTTGTGTCGTGAAGATTAATCCAAAAGCTCCTCTCAACACGATGACCTTACTTAGTTGTTGTCTCTCCACAG gcatgggatcgGTGATCAATACCGCAAACATACATCAAGGATCAACGGTTGCGGTTTTTGGTTTGGGTGCAGTAGGATTAGCG GTCATACTAGGAGCCAAAACAAGAGGAGCATCTACAATTATAGGAATTGACATCAATGATGACAAACGTATCAAAG GCCAAAAATTGGGAATGACGAACTTTATAAACCCAAATGAGCTTAAAACATCCGTACATGAG AAAATAAGTGAAATGACTGAAGGAGGGGTAGACTTCAGCTTTGAGTGTGCTGGAAATCTTGACGTTCTCCGCGAAGCCTTCCTGTCTACACACGAT GGATGGGGGTTAACAGTAGTATTGGGGATTCATCCAACACCAAGAATGTTGCCATTGCATCCAATGGAGTTGTTCGATGGACGGACAATCACAGGCTCCGTGTTTGGGGGCTGCAAAGGGAAAACTCAACTCCCTCTTTTTGTTGATCAGTTTATGAATATG GAGGACTTGAAGCTGGAGGAGTTCATAACACACGAGCTTCCATTCAACAAAATCGACCAGGCTTTCGAATTGCTGATTCATGGAAAATCATTAAGATGCTTGCTTCATTTTTGA
- the LOC110868833 gene encoding alcohol dehydrogenase-like 4 isoform X3 translates to MEAKEGVNSHSANEITCKAAVAWGPGQPLSIQQIRVQPPQKLEVRIKILFTSICHTDLNAWQGVNESQRVYPRILGHEASGVVESVGEGVDDIKEGDHILTIFNGECGECTYCKSKTTNLCAKFRVDPLQCVMRNDGKTRFLTQDGKPIYHFLNTSTFSEYTVMDSACVVKINPKAPLNTMTLLSCCLSTGMGSVINTANIHQGSTVAVFGLGAVGLAVILGAKTRGASTIIGIDINDDKRIKGQKLGMTNFINPNELKTSVHEKISEMTEGGVDFSFECAGNLDVLREAFLSTHDGWGLTVVLGIHPTPRMLPLHPMELFDGRTITGSVFGGCKGKTQLPLFVDQFMNMEDLKLEEFITHELPFNKIDQAFELLIHGKSLRCLLHF, encoded by the exons ATGGAAGCCAAAGAGGGAGTTAATAGTCATTCTGCCAATGAAATTACATGCAAAG CTGCTGTGGCATGGGGTCCTGGGCAGCCTCTCTCCATACAACAAATTCGTGTTCAACCGCCTCAGAAATTGGAGGTCCGAATCAAAATCCTTTTCACTTCAATTTGCCATACAGATCTTAATGCTTGGCAGGGCGTG AATGAATCTCAACGGGTGTATCCTCGGATTTTAGGACATGAGGCCTCCGG GGTTGTTGAGAGTGTAGGGGAAGGTGTGGATGACATAAAGGAAGGAGATCATATTCTTACTATTTTTAATGGTGAGTGTGGTGAATGTACTTATTGCAAGTCGAAAACCACCAATCTATGTGCAAAGTTTCGAGTTGACCCTTTACAATGTGTAATGAGAAATGATGGGAAAACAAGGTTCTTAACTCAAGACGGAAAACCCATCTACCATTTCCTAAACACTTCGACTTTTAGCGAGTACACAGTCATGGACTCGGCTTGTGTCGTGAAGATTAATCCAAAAGCTCCTCTCAACACGATGACCTTACTTAGTTGTTGTCTCTCCACAG gcatgggatcgGTGATCAATACCGCAAACATACATCAAGGATCAACGGTTGCGGTTTTTGGTTTGGGTGCAGTAGGATTAGCG GTCATACTAGGAGCCAAAACAAGAGGAGCATCTACAATTATAGGAATTGACATCAATGATGACAAACGTATCAAAG GCCAAAAATTGGGAATGACGAACTTTATAAACCCAAATGAGCTTAAAACATCCGTACATGAG AAAATAAGTGAAATGACTGAAGGAGGGGTAGACTTCAGCTTTGAGTGTGCTGGAAATCTTGACGTTCTCCGCGAAGCCTTCCTGTCTACACACGAT GGATGGGGGTTAACAGTAGTATTGGGGATTCATCCAACACCAAGAATGTTGCCATTGCATCCAATGGAGTTGTTCGATGGACGGACAATCACAGGCTCCGTGTTTGGGGGCTGCAAAGGGAAAACTCAACTCCCTCTTTTTGTTGATCAGTTTATGAATATG GAGGACTTGAAGCTGGAGGAGTTCATAACACACGAGCTTCCATTCAACAAAATCGACCAGGCTTTCGAATTGCTGATTCATGGAAAATCATTAAGATGCTTGCTTCATTTTTGA
- the LOC110868833 gene encoding alcohol dehydrogenase-like 3 isoform X5, which produces MKLHAKLLWHGVLGSLSPYNKFVFNRLRNWRSESKSFSLQFAIQILMLGRAWVVESVGEGVDDIKEGDHILTIFNGECGECTYCKSKTTNLCAKFRVDPLQCVMRNDGKTRFLTQDGKPIYHFLNTSTFSEYTVMDSACVVKINPKAPLNTMTLLSCCLSTGMGSVINTANIHQGSTVAVFGLGAVGLAVILGAKTRGASTIIGIDINDDKRIKGQKLGMTNFINPNELKTSVHEKISEMTEGGVDFSFECAGNLDVLREAFLSTHDGWGLTVVLGIHPTPRMLPLHPMELFDGRTITGSVFGGCKGKTQLPLFVDQFMNMEDLKLEEFITHELPFNKIDQAFELLIHGKSLRCLLHF; this is translated from the exons ATGAAATTACATGCAAAG CTGCTGTGGCATGGGGTCCTGGGCAGCCTCTCTCCATACAACAAATTCGTGTTCAACCGCCTCAGAAATTGGAGGTCCGAATCAAAATCCTTTTCACTTCAATTTGCCATACAGATCTTAATGCTTGGCAGGGCGTG GGTTGTTGAGAGTGTAGGGGAAGGTGTGGATGACATAAAGGAAGGAGATCATATTCTTACTATTTTTAATGGTGAGTGTGGTGAATGTACTTATTGCAAGTCGAAAACCACCAATCTATGTGCAAAGTTTCGAGTTGACCCTTTACAATGTGTAATGAGAAATGATGGGAAAACAAGGTTCTTAACTCAAGACGGAAAACCCATCTACCATTTCCTAAACACTTCGACTTTTAGCGAGTACACAGTCATGGACTCGGCTTGTGTCGTGAAGATTAATCCAAAAGCTCCTCTCAACACGATGACCTTACTTAGTTGTTGTCTCTCCACAG gcatgggatcgGTGATCAATACCGCAAACATACATCAAGGATCAACGGTTGCGGTTTTTGGTTTGGGTGCAGTAGGATTAGCG GTCATACTAGGAGCCAAAACAAGAGGAGCATCTACAATTATAGGAATTGACATCAATGATGACAAACGTATCAAAG GCCAAAAATTGGGAATGACGAACTTTATAAACCCAAATGAGCTTAAAACATCCGTACATGAG AAAATAAGTGAAATGACTGAAGGAGGGGTAGACTTCAGCTTTGAGTGTGCTGGAAATCTTGACGTTCTCCGCGAAGCCTTCCTGTCTACACACGAT GGATGGGGGTTAACAGTAGTATTGGGGATTCATCCAACACCAAGAATGTTGCCATTGCATCCAATGGAGTTGTTCGATGGACGGACAATCACAGGCTCCGTGTTTGGGGGCTGCAAAGGGAAAACTCAACTCCCTCTTTTTGTTGATCAGTTTATGAATATG GAGGACTTGAAGCTGGAGGAGTTCATAACACACGAGCTTCCATTCAACAAAATCGACCAGGCTTTCGAATTGCTGATTCATGGAAAATCATTAAGATGCTTGCTTCATTTTTGA